In the uncultured Fretibacterium sp. genome, ATGGCTCGCATCCATGGTTCAAGCCGATCGATACGGGACGGACCGGACCAGCGGCGCCGCCGGAAGCGCCCAACCCATCGAGATAAAATATGAGATGCCCATAACACCAATTCCTCCTTTCCCCCTTCAAAGAAGCAGCTTGGCGGTCCCGACAAGCTTTCTCCTCAAAACAGGCAAGCTGGTGCTTCCCGGATTAAATCAGCGTTTGCCCAAGCCCCGTATCCGCACGAAGGGACCGTCAGAACCCTTCATGGCCCCTCCGCGGCGACGCCGCAGCGAGGCGATATTTCAAAAGCCCGTGCGCCTCACGCCGTTCCAAGATTTATGTCCCCCATCCGGTTCCGTTTCTCGATCAGGGCGCAGAACTGCACTCCCGTCCCCTCTATGTCCATGGGATTGTTCTCGAGTATCGTGCGACGATCCTCCGGAGGAATCGAGGACAGTCCCGCACGAGCGCCGGCCAGAGCCCCCACGATGGCGGCGATGGCGCTGGTTTCGTCTCCGGCGTTCACCGCATCGACGATCGCGGGCATGGTCTCTCCGCCGTTGCAGACCAACAGGGCAAAGGCCGCCGGTACCGTCTCCGCGATGGCGGGACCGGTACCCACGACATCCGCCAGGAGGCGAATCCTCTCCTCCTTCGGCAGCCCTTTCATGACGATGCGAATCGCCATGTCGAGACGCTTCGATACGGAGGGGCCCGGATAGCTCATCGCCTCGGACGGCGCCCGTTCCAGCCCCTTCCCGGCCCCGTAAAAGGCCGCGTCGACCATGGACTCGACGCTTGCATCGTCCTCCATGGCCCGGCTTGCCGCAGCCGCAACGGCACAGGCCCCCGAGATGCTGATCCGGTCGTCGTGCGAGGTCATGCAGATCGTGATTGCGTCCTGGATGGCCTGATCCGGATTCCCGGGATTCAGGATTCCGGGGACAAAGGCCTTCACGGCGGCGCCGTTCGAGGAAAGAGCGTAGAAGTGGCTCTTGAACAGCCGGTTGCCGAGCCTGCCGGCGTACTCCCAATAGTTCATGCTCCCGGCGGACTCGCGCAACTGCCGAATCACCTTTTTTGTCGTCATCCCGGCGAAGCGCTCGAACACATCCGGGTCCTCGCTCCACTCGAGAAGGGCATCGATGCCTGCACGAGCATCCACCTTTCCGCGACGAACGATCTGTCTCGCCAGGCTCCATGGAATTCCGAAGGCATCCGTGATCTGTCCCGCCCTCCTGCCGAAGGCAGGCGTTTCCGGGGCGGGCTTTTGAAATGTCGTCACCCTTCCCCCGTAGACCTCCTCAATACGGCGGCGGGAAAAGGACTCCGTAGCGGCCCCCATGGCATCCCCAACCGCCGCCCCATAAAAGGAGCCCAGCACTTTTTCCCTGAGCCTTCCGGTCATTTCGCATTCCCTCCCTTTTCCGCGAAGAGGCCGGGGGGCTGGAGCCCGAGTTCGTGAATGCAGTCCGCCAGACGTTCGATCTCAAAACCGTTCACGCTCTCCAGGGTCGGAAGGAAATGCCCGGGGAAGGCTTCGGCCCCGGACAGGGCCCCGGCGATGCCTCCTGCGATAGTAGCCAGGGTATCCGTGTCGTAGCCGATGTTGACGCAGTCGATCAGGGTCTCCATGGCGTCCCCCCGCCGGGAGGCCAGAATGCCGAAGGCCGCAGGGACCGCCTCGGCGATATGAAGCCCCGTGCCGATCCGATCCCGTATCTCTATCGCCTTCAGCTCGGGGGAGAGCGGGCTCAGCCCGATGTCCAGGGCAAGCTCCAGCTTGCTGACGACCCGAGGCCCGGCCACGTCGCGCGAGCACTCCATGCCGAGCCGCTCCCCCTCGACGGACCCATAGAGCCCCGCCTCCAGGACGCTGTAGAGATCGGCATCGGGCGACAGGGCCCGGTTCACGGCCGCCACCACGGCGCAGGCCCCCGAAAGGGCAAGGACGTTGTCGTGCGTGAGGCGCGCAACACGCAGGGCGTTCCCGACCGCGAGGTCGACGGCGCCGGGGAAGAGGAGTCCAACGGGGGCGATCCTCATGGCCGCACCATTTGTCGCCTGCCGGGAGGAAAGATTGATCCCCCGAAAGGACGGCTCGCGTCCCGTCTTGAAGAACTCTATCGCCATCCGGGTCGTCGGCCCCGCGAAGCGGTCGAAGAACATTTCATGCTCCGACCATTCGACAAGCGCAGCCTTCACGAGCTCCTCGTCCACCCTCCCCTCGTTTCGGACGATGCTCCAGATGACGAAGTAGGCGGAGCTGAAGTCGTCCGTCACCTGTCCTGCAGCGCTGCCCGCGGCGAACGTGTCCATCGGAGGGGTCTCGAAATCGGTCACCCTGTGCCCGAAGCACTCGAGGATCTGCTCCGTGGTGCGTGCCTCCGTGGCGGCCCCCATGGCGTCCCCGGCCGCGGAACCGATCAGGCTCCCCAGGATCCTCGAATGCAGCGAAGGCCGTCCCCTCATCTCCATCCTTCCATGGAGGCGACGTTCTCCCTGTCGACGAGTTTGATGGGCGTCCACACGACGTCCTCGCCAAACGTATCGCCGCGAAGCGCCTTCAAGGAGAGGATCGTCCCCGCCTTCCCCAGAAGATAGGGCGACATGGCGACGGTCGCATCCAGTTCTCCCCTCTCGATGGAGGCTTTAGCCTCCTCGATGAAGTCCACGCCGACGACGACGACCTTGTCCTTCATTCCCTTCTTCTTCAGGGCCTCGACCGCCCCCAGAGCCATGATGTCGTTGCCGCAGGCGATGCCGGCCAGGTCCGGGTTGGCGTCGGCCAAAGCGGCGGTCAGATCGTAAGCCTGGCGGCGGTCGAAGTTCGCGGCCTGAACCGCGAGGAGATCCATGCCCGCCTTTTTGAAGGCCTCCACCGCGCCGTTCTTCCGTGCCTCGCTCTGCGTCGCCCCCGGGATCCCCTCGATAACCGCAACCTTGCCCCTGCCTCCGGTCCTGCCGATGATATACTGCGCCCCCAGCTCGCCCTGCATCCTGAAATCCGTCGTCACGTGGATATCCACATGGCCGCCGAGTTTCCCGAGGGCCTCCCTGTTCACGCCGTTTCCGACGGTGACGACCTTCACCCCGCTCCCATTCGCCTCGACGACGCCCAAAAGCAGGTTCTGCTCCGTGAGGGGCGATACGGAGACGGCATCGTACTTCTTCCCGATCATCTGCTTCAGAATATCCAGCTGGCCGGCCAGGTCCGTCTCCGTAGCCGTGGCCTGGACGTCGATAGCCGCGCCGTACTCCTTCGCCGCATCCCTGTAGCCCTCCTCCATGGTGATCCAGAAAGGATTGGAAAGGGTGCTCTCGATGGCGCCAAGCCGCGCGCCCGTCCCCTTTTCCGGAAGGGGCTCCAGGGAAGCCATCAAAGACTTTTCCGCCTCGCGCATCGCCAGGGCCCCGGCCGGTTCGCCATCGGCAGCCCAGGCACAGGTGCCCAGGACGAGAAGAAATCCAAAGACCGCTGCGGCCCCCATCCCGCAAAGACATTTCCCTTCACGCATGAATACGACCTCCTCAAGTTGATGTGCCACGATCCAAAACGCCTTTCAGTTCTTCCTCTCCCGTTCTTCAATGAACCGCAGGACCTCCTCGCGGGATGTCCTGACGCGAGGCCCGTATTGCATACACTTCAAAGCCGCGGCCGCAGACGCGTACCGCAGCGCGGCCGCCCTTCCCATTCCTTCCGCATAAAGCCCGCAGATCAGTCCGGCGACGAAACAGTCGCCGGCACCCGTCGTATCTGCAACCGTGACGGGGTAGGCCTCCCCATGCAGAGTCCCCTCGCCGCTGCGCCAGAAAGCCCCGTTCTTGCCGCAGGTCAGGACGACGCCGTCCGTGGGGCCGAAGCGTTCGAATATTCGGGACAGCGCCAGGGAAACCTCCTCCTCGACCGTTCCGCTTCCGCAAAGCCCCTCGTATCCTGCCCTACCCATCACAAAGAGGTCGGACAGGGCCATCATCTCCTCGATCTCCTCCCGGGCTACGCCGACCCTTTCCATAAACGAGGGCGGACACTGCAGGTTGAGGACCACCTTGATGCCCAGCTTCTCAGACTGGCGGGCCAGGTACAATCCTGCATCGGGGACGAAGAAATCCGTATAGAGGACGTCGACCCCATCCAATACGTCGGGCGGCAGCTCCGAAGCCTTCAAGCGCGTAACGGCATCCCCCGTGTTGGCGAAGATGCAGTGCTCTCCGCCCCCGGCGGCAAAAATGTAGGTATGGAACGTCGTCCCGCCCTTTTTCGTAACCATGGGACTGACGTCGATGCCCTCGTCGACGAGCGACCGGAGCAGGTCCTTCCCCTTATGGTCGTCGCCGATCTTTCCGGCCTGCCGGACGGACAGGCCCAACTGCACCATGGCGACGGACGCG is a window encoding:
- a CDS encoding ADP-ribosylglycohydrolase family protein; the protein is MTGRLREKVLGSFYGAAVGDAMGAATESFSRRRIEEVYGGRVTTFQKPAPETPAFGRRAGQITDAFGIPWSLARQIVRRGKVDARAGIDALLEWSEDPDVFERFAGMTTKKVIRQLRESAGSMNYWEYAGRLGNRLFKSHFYALSSNGAAVKAFVPGILNPGNPDQAIQDAITICMTSHDDRISISGACAVAAAASRAMEDDASVESMVDAAFYGAGKGLERAPSEAMSYPGPSVSKRLDMAIRIVMKGLPKEERIRLLADVVGTGPAIAETVPAAFALLVCNGGETMPAIVDAVNAGDETSAIAAIVGALAGARAGLSSIPPEDRRTILENNPMDIEGTGVQFCALIEKRNRMGDINLGTA
- a CDS encoding ADP-ribosylglycohydrolase family protein translates to MRGRPSLHSRILGSLIGSAAGDAMGAATEARTTEQILECFGHRVTDFETPPMDTFAAGSAAGQVTDDFSSAYFVIWSIVRNEGRVDEELVKAALVEWSEHEMFFDRFAGPTTRMAIEFFKTGREPSFRGINLSSRQATNGAAMRIAPVGLLFPGAVDLAVGNALRVARLTHDNVLALSGACAVVAAVNRALSPDADLYSVLEAGLYGSVEGERLGMECSRDVAGPRVVSKLELALDIGLSPLSPELKAIEIRDRIGTGLHIAEAVPAAFGILASRRGDAMETLIDCVNIGYDTDTLATIAGGIAGALSGAEAFPGHFLPTLESVNGFEIERLADCIHELGLQPPGLFAEKGGNAK
- a CDS encoding substrate-binding domain-containing protein; translated protein: MREGKCLCGMGAAAVFGFLLVLGTCAWAADGEPAGALAMREAEKSLMASLEPLPEKGTGARLGAIESTLSNPFWITMEEGYRDAAKEYGAAIDVQATATETDLAGQLDILKQMIGKKYDAVSVSPLTEQNLLLGVVEANGSGVKVVTVGNGVNREALGKLGGHVDIHVTTDFRMQGELGAQYIIGRTGGRGKVAVIEGIPGATQSEARKNGAVEAFKKAGMDLLAVQAANFDRRQAYDLTAALADANPDLAGIACGNDIMALGAVEALKKKGMKDKVVVVGVDFIEEAKASIERGELDATVAMSPYLLGKAGTILSLKALRGDTFGEDVVWTPIKLVDRENVASMEGWR
- a CDS encoding carbohydrate kinase family protein, whose protein sequence is MKDIRVLSLGVMAMDTVLLVSDLPRPDGFGFIESERMVPGGSASNASVAMVQLGLSVRQAGKIGDDHKGKDLLRSLVDEGIDVSPMVTKKGGTTFHTYIFAAGGGEHCIFANTGDAVTRLKASELPPDVLDGVDVLYTDFFVPDAGLYLARQSEKLGIKVVLNLQCPPSFMERVGVAREEIEEMMALSDLFVMGRAGYEGLCGSGTVEEEVSLALSRIFERFGPTDGVVLTCGKNGAFWRSGEGTLHGEAYPVTVADTTGAGDCFVAGLICGLYAEGMGRAAALRYASAAAALKCMQYGPRVRTSREEVLRFIEERERKN